The DNA sequence GTCCCGCAACTGCTGCTGTTCAGCGGTCAGACGTACGTCCATGCTGCTCCTTCAGCACTCGGCGCAGAACCTTGCCGGAAGGTAAGCGCGGAATCTCCGGGACGAACACCACCCGGCTCGGTCGTTTGTAAGACGCCAGCCGCTCGGCGACCAGCTCGATCAGCGCGTCGGCGGAGACGTCGCCGTTCGTGGTGACCGCGGCCACCACGGCCTCGCCGTCGGCCGGGTGCGGTTCGCCGAACACGGCGCAGTCCTCGACGGCGGGATGGCCGTGGAGAACCGCCTCGACCTCGGCGGGTGCCACCTGGAATCCGCGGACCTTGATCATCTCCTTGGAACGGTCGGTGATGCGCAGCCAGCCGTCGGCGTCGAGGCGCCCGACGTCGCCGGTGCGGTACCAGCCGTCGGCGAACGCCGTCGACGTCGCCTCCTGCGGGAGATAGCCCGCCATCACCGAATCCGAGCAGACCTGGATCTCGCCGACCTCGTCGACGCCAAGCGGCGCCCCGTCCTCCAGCGACACGATCCGCACCCGCACGCCGGGAACCGGCCGCCCGACGGTGTCCAGCCGCGCGCCCGAGACGGGATTGGCTGCGATCACGGGCAATTCGGTGGTCCCGTACGCGGCAACCCAGTTCACCCCTGTCCGTCGGGTGACGGCGGCGGCGACGGTCTCGGTCACCGGGGTGGCGCACCACATGATGTACCGCAATGACGTCAAATCGTAGGTCTCCAGTTTCGGGTGGGCGGCGAGCGCCAGCGCGATCGGCGCGACGGCCATCTCGATGGTGATCCGGTCGGCTTCGATGTGGTGCAGCATCGTGTCGATGTCGAACCGGGGATGCAGCCGGATCCACGTCCCCGTCTCGAGGGCCATCACGATGTTGAGCAGACCGAGGATGTGCGACGGGGGCGTCATGATCTGCATCCGGTCCGCCGACGACAACTCGAGGGCGTCGCGCCAGTGCCGCACCGCGACGGCGAACGCCCGGTGCGTGTGCCGGACCGCCTTCGGCATACCGGTGGTCCCGGAACTGAACACGAACAGCGCATCGGCATCGGGGGCGACAGAGTCGAACTCGCGCCGCCCGGGCGCGACGGGTTCGTCGAGAAGCAGCATCGGCATCAGCTCGGCCAGGACCGGGTGATCACCGACCGCGTGGGTCGGGCGGGTCAGCTCCAGCGCGTGCGTGACCTCGGCGCGCTTCCATGCCGGGCTGATCAACACCGCCGCGGCGCCGAGGTGCCAAATACCCTTCAGCGCCGCAACGAATTCTGGCCGGTTCGACGACATCATCGCCACCCGGTCACCCGCGCGGACACCGCGCTGTTCCAGTGCCGTCGCCATGCCGCTGGCCAGCGCGTCGAGTTCGGCCAGGCAGTACTCGCGCTCGCCGAATGCGAGTGCGGCAGCGCCCGTCACGTGTCGGCCATCGCTCACCGCGCCGGACCCTCCCTGGACGCCGTAATCTGCACTTGAGAAGAGCCTATCATTTCGGGAGAATAGAATTCTCCGTTTGACAGAACCATCATGCCCGAAGGAGTCAGATGACGGCCGAACCGATGCCCGCGGCGCCCGACGACGGGGCCGGCGCCGAGGTGACCATCGTGCTCGACCGCAAGACCCAGACGGTCGCACCGGCGGCCGGCGAGACGCTGCTGGAAACCGCACGCAGGGCCGGTCTGAACCCACCGTTCTCCTGCGAGGCCGGAAACTGCGGCACCTGCATCGCCAAACTCACCGAGGGCACGGCCACCATGCGCGTCAACGATGCGCTCGACGACGACGAGGTGGCGGACGGATACGTGCTGACCTGCCAGGCGATTCCCGACACCGCCCGTGTGGTGGTCACCTACGACGACTGATCGGCCGTCGGCGGCGCCGGCGGCGGGCGGTAGTCGGGCTCGTAACC is a window from the Mycolicibacterium litorale genome containing:
- a CDS encoding class I adenylate-forming enzyme family protein, with translation MSDGRHVTGAAALAFGEREYCLAELDALASGMATALEQRGVRAGDRVAMMSSNRPEFVAALKGIWHLGAAAVLISPAWKRAEVTHALELTRPTHAVGDHPVLAELMPMLLLDEPVAPGRREFDSVAPDADALFVFSSGTTGMPKAVRHTHRAFAVAVRHWRDALELSSADRMQIMTPPSHILGLLNIVMALETGTWIRLHPRFDIDTMLHHIEADRITIEMAVAPIALALAAHPKLETYDLTSLRYIMWCATPVTETVAAAVTRRTGVNWVAAYGTTELPVIAANPVSGARLDTVGRPVPGVRVRIVSLEDGAPLGVDEVGEIQVCSDSVMAGYLPQEATSTAFADGWYRTGDVGRLDADGWLRITDRSKEMIKVRGFQVAPAEVEAVLHGHPAVEDCAVFGEPHPADGEAVVAAVTTNGDVSADALIELVAERLASYKRPSRVVFVPEIPRLPSGKVLRRVLKEQHGRTSDR
- a CDS encoding 2Fe-2S iron-sulfur cluster-binding protein, coding for MTAEPMPAAPDDGAGAEVTIVLDRKTQTVAPAAGETLLETARRAGLNPPFSCEAGNCGTCIAKLTEGTATMRVNDALDDDEVADGYVLTCQAIPDTARVVVTYDD